Proteins encoded together in one Bacteroidetes Order II. bacterium window:
- a CDS encoding class I SAM-dependent methyltransferase, with the protein MQQTLNERVEREKAAHTEKDVLAENLRIKSRFPHLDIYPSKKRLFQKMDAYLGAVEGLSVLDYGCGRGALSMKLLNNHAQKVCGIDISEVYIKDCIAQATAAGYSPQSYDFQVMDAHQLTFPDESFDLIVGYGILHHLEPLVALNEIYRVLKPRGRVLLQEPLADNPLLRIFRHFTPEARTEDEAPFTKEQIQEFMSLNNWKSECVYCGLLEMPVSMFTSVVMPQSPYNFLVKAADKMESWFHRKNLLSSWNQYILLNFVKH; encoded by the coding sequence ATGCAACAGACACTAAACGAGCGCGTAGAGCGCGAAAAAGCCGCCCACACCGAGAAGGATGTTTTGGCGGAGAACCTACGTATCAAAAGTCGTTTTCCGCACTTAGATATCTATCCATCCAAGAAACGGTTGTTTCAAAAAATGGATGCCTATCTTGGCGCGGTAGAAGGGCTATCCGTTTTGGATTATGGCTGTGGACGCGGGGCTTTAAGCATGAAGCTCTTGAACAACCATGCACAAAAAGTTTGTGGTATTGATATTTCGGAAGTCTATATCAAAGATTGCATCGCCCAAGCAACTGCGGCAGGTTATTCGCCCCAATCGTATGATTTTCAGGTGATGGATGCACACCAACTCACGTTTCCGGATGAAAGTTTTGACTTGATTGTGGGGTATGGAATTTTGCACCACTTAGAGCCGCTCGTGGCTTTGAACGAAATTTACCGCGTGCTAAAGCCGAGAGGCCGTGTTTTATTACAAGAACCCTTAGCCGATAACCCACTGTTGCGTATTTTTAGACACTTTACTCCCGAGGCGAGGACGGAAGATGAGGCTCCTTTTACTAAAGAACAAATTCAGGAATTCATGTCTCTGAACAATTGGAAGTCTGAATGCGTCTATTGTGGACTCTTAGAAATGCCTGTTTCGATGTTTACTTCTGTGGTTATGCCCCAATCGCCCTATAATTTTTTGGTAAAAGCGGCAGATAAAATGGAATCTTGGTTTCATCGGAAAAACCTATTGTCTTCCTGGAATCAATATATCCTGCTTAATTTTGTGAAGCATTAA